Genomic segment of Anaeromyxobacter sp.:
CATTCAGCATCAGGGTCGCGAGGCGCGCCTGGCGAGCGGCCCCGCCTGGACCCGCAGCAGCGCGCCTGCACCAGGCCATCGCGACCAACCGCCGAGCGAGGGAGTGGGGGCTTCAGCCTGATGATCTGCTCGGCCTCGCCTTCAGCCGGGACGAGGAGGCCTTCGTCATGCTGGGCGCGTTTGCAGTCGCCGTCGATGGGGGCGACAACACGCTGGCGGCCAGCCTGATCGAGCGCGGGCTGAACGACCAGGTGAGCCGAGACGGGTGGGCGGGGCGTGAACTGTGGCTCCAAGGTGCCATGTTCGCCGCGCTGGTCCAGGGAGACCGGGGCCTGGCTCGACTGCGGCTGTCGAAGGCCGAGCAGCAGGGGGCTGCCAAGATGGAGGATTACGCCAGCCTGGCCAAGGCAGCCGTTGCCCTAGCAGAAGGACAGCTCGACGCGGCGCGTGGCTTCCAGGCCGCTTGGTTGGAGCTCGCGAAGAACCCCAAGGTGGCGGCCCATATCGCGGTCGGAAACCACTGGGCGCTCGACCTGCTCCATGCACGGCTTCACGGCGATCCGGCTTGAGGTAGGGGCCCTGCCCTGTCGCAACTGGTGCACGCCGCACTTCACAGCGCCAAGCCCGATTCGTCGCGGCGATCGAAGAGGTAGGTCACCAATGAGGCAGATCATCGATCCGTTCGGGAACGTCGTAGGAATGGGGGTCAAGATGGGTGCGCCATGTGACCATCTTCAGTACGAGAGGACGACGTGAGCTGCGACTTCGGGATCTGGCATTCGGACAAGCCACTGACTCCTCGTGAGGCGCAGCAGCTCTATGAGCGTCTTTGCGAGGGTGACCAAACCGTGGTGCAGCCTCACCGTGCCGTCGATGCCTTCTACGAAGAGCTGACGGCAAGCCATCCGGAGATTGACGACGTGCCCGAGGAGCGGGTCGAGGATCACGAGTTGTGCCCGTGGAGTTGCGCCATGGACAGGTCTCCGGGGTCGCTCGTCATCGCGTCGGTCTGGTCGCGGGCGGACCACACCAAGTCCCTCCTACTTGAACTCGCCACCAAGCACGGGCTAACGCTCTACGACCCGCAAGTGGGGGTGGTCCATCAGCCGCAAGCGTCAACGGATCGCAAGCCCTGGTGGAAACTCTGGTGAAGCAGAGCACTGGGCGGACGAGTGGGCCCCGGACAATCGAAGCCATGACCGGGACTTCCGTACGGCAGCGGCCGCCCTGACGGAGGCGCGAATCCGCACGCAGGAGCATCGACTTCGCTTCCCGACGGTTGCGAACGCAAGTTCATGGACTTCTACGGCATAAGGTGTTGGTAGGGACTTCCTGCCATCGCGAGCCGTCCTGGCCCGCGCTCCACCACCAACATCACGGCGTCAACCACCTGGCCCTGGCCGGCGGGGGAGACGTCCGTCCCGAGGTTCCACATGGCTCACGACATCAACAAGATGATCTACGTCGGCGAGATGCCCTGGCACGGGCTCGGCGTGCGGCTCCCCGCCCGCGCCAGCTACGAGGAGATCGTCCAGGCCGCCGGCTTCTACGAGGCGGTCGAGAAGGACGTCTACGTCCCGCCCTTCCGCACCCCCATCCCCGACAAGAAGGCGCTGGTCCGGGGCGACAGCGGCGAGTACCTGGCCGTCGTCGGCAAGGGCTACGAGGTGGTCCAGTTCTCCGAGGTGGCCCGCACCCTGGTCGAGGCCGCCGGCGACGTGAAGGCGGTCTTCACCACCGCCGGCACGCTCGGCCCGGTCGGCATCAAGGGCTGGCTGCTCGGCGAACTCCCCGACCCCATCAAGTGAAGGGCGACCCGTCGCCCATCAGGAAGTACGTCCTCGGCACCACCGGCCACGACGGCGTCACCGCCGTGGTCATCAAGAACGTGGCCACCCGGGTGGTCTGCGCCAACACCCTGGGCGTCGCCCTGGGCGAGCGCGGCGGGGCCACCTGGCGCATCCAGCACACCGCCAACGCCAAGCAGCGGCTCGACGAGGCCGGCCGGGCCTTCCGCCGCCTGGCCGAGTCCTACATCCGGTTCGGCGAGCTGGCCAACGTGCTGGCCACCACCCCGTTCACCGACCAGCGGCTCCTGGCCACCATCGACCGGGTGCTGCCGGTGCCCAAGGACGACCGGGACCACGGCCGGCTGGAGGCCGAGCGCGGCAAGGTGGTCCAGCTCTTCGAGACCGCCATCGGCATCGAGCGGGTGCGCGGCACGGCCTGGGCCGCCTTCCAGGGCTGGACCGAGTACGCCGACCACCACCGCCTGGTGCGGGATACCGGCCGGGAGGACCCGCGTCGGGCCCGGCTGGCCTCCATCTGGATGGGCCGGGCGGCGGGGCTCAAGCAGGCCGCGCTGTCGGCCATCACCGAGGAGGCTGGCGCCCAGATGCTGGCCGCGTAGGCGCGACGCATGCGACGCCAGCGTCGCGTGCCCGCAAGGGTATCGGCTACCGCAGCTCCTCCGCCCCCACCTTCGGCGGGCCCGCCGGATCGGAGGAGCTCGTGCTCCCAGTCGCGTTGCTGTTGAACAAGTCCCTGCTCAAGAAGGTCGCGGTCGCCGTGTTGATCGCGGCGGCCGAGGTCGTCTTGTCGGGGCCGGCGAAGGGCAAGGTGAAGCGGTAGCCGTCGGGACGCGCAGCTCGCGCCGGTGCGCGTTCTCTTTCCTCAGGTCCGTGTCACGTTGATCAGGATGCGCTTGACGCGCCTGGAGCCCAACCAGAAGAAGACCATGCAGAGCAGATAGCCAGCCAAGGCGAATAGCCACGGCGCCCAGAACCCCTCATCGAGGCGAACCAGGCGAGCGGCGCCCAGCGCGCCAACGGTTAGCGGGAGCGCAATCCAGCATGCCATGAAGACCGCTACGGCCCAGTGAAGGCGAAGCACAGCGCGGATGGCGGACCCACCTCCACGCGGCTCGACGGAGCCGACAACAACTGGGCGGAACGAGTCCCGCTGGAACTTGAGCAACGTCCAGACGATGAATCGGTTTCCACCCACCCGACCCTCAAGCGCCTTGTCGGTCGGATCCCACGGCGACCGGCCCCACCACCTGGGGGCGTCGGTCGCCTCGGCGAGCCGGCGCAGCAGTTCCTGGGGCGCCAGTTCCGATTCCGCGTAGAACCTCTCGAAAGGCAATAGGCCCATTCCCGCGAAGCATACCGTAAGGCCCACCAGCACACACAGTTCTACCCGACCGAGGCCCCCGCTCATGGTGAGCGCGGGGCCTTCGTTGTTCATGGGCGCGCACGCGCCCGAGGAGCAGCACCATGACACCCGAGGCGAAGAAGGCGCTCTACAAGCAGCTCTCCCTGGCGTTCCCCGAAGAGGCCATCGAGCGCACCGACGGCCGCCAGACCGGCAAGGGCTACTCGACCACCGGCATCAAGGCGCAGTTCATCATCAACCGGCTCAACGAGGCGCTCGGCATCGGCGGCTGGCGCACGCACCGCAAGGTGGTGGTGAAGGAGTTGACCACCAACTCCGGCCGCAAGGCGTACGAGGTGGTCTGCGACCTGGTGCTGGAGCTCGGCGAGTGGATCGACGGAGCCTTCGTCCCCTTCGCCGAGGCGCTGGCCGACGGCGGCCACATCGCCACCTCCGAGGCCGACGCCAGGAAGGGCGGCTTCAGCAACGCGCTCAAGAAGGCGGCCGCCGCGTTCGGCGCGGGCAGGCAGGCTTACGAGGGCACCATCGACGACGACAACCTGCCCGCCGGCGAGCAGCCCGAGCCCCAGCACCAGCAGCCGGTGCGCCAGGTGCATGTCCGTCTACGGAACCTCCCGCGACGCCCGCTAGAACGGATGCACGAACAGCCCGCTCCGCAGCTTCGGCTCGAACCAGGTGCTCTTCGGCGGCATGATCGAGCCGGCGTCGGAGACGCTCATCACCTGCTCCACCCGCGTGGGGAAGAGGTGCAGCGCCATGGCCCAGCCCTCGGTGGCCACGCGCCGCTCCAGCTCCTCGTGGCCGCGGATGCCGCCCACGAAGTCCACGTCCTTCGAGGTGCGGGGATCCTGGATGCCGAAGATCGGCCCCAGCAGCTGGTCCTGGGCCAGCTGGCAGTCGAGCGAGGCCACCGGGTCCTCGGCCGGGAAGGTGCCGGGGCGCACGTGGGCGTGCCACCACCGGCCGCCCACCAGGACGCCGAAGGCCAGCGGGTGGTCCGGCGCCGGGGCCACGGCCGGCTCGAGGTCCAGCACCTCGCCGAGCGCCTCCAGCAGCGCCGCCGGCGAGCGCCCCTGCGGGTCGCGCACCAGCCGGTTGTAGGCCAGGATCTGCATCTGGTCGTGCGGGAAGACCACCGCCAGGAACTGGCCGTGGTCGCCCGGCTGGCCCCGCCGGGCGGCGTGCACCCGCGAGGCGGCCGCCGAGCGGTGGTGGCCGTCGGCCACGTACAGGGCCGGCACGTCGCGGAAGAGCGCCTCGAGCCCGGCCCCCACCGCCTCCGGCACCACCCACAGCTGGTGAGCCACCTGATCCTGGGTGACCAGGTCGTACTCGGGCGCGGCGGTCATCACCCCGGCGATGGCGGCGTCCACCTCGGCCCGGGCCCGGTAGGTGAGGAAGACCGGCTCGTCGTGGGCCGAGAGCGTGTCGATGTGGCGGACCCGGTCCTCCTCCTTGTCGGCCCGCGTCTTCTCGTGCTTCTTGATGAGATCCCGGTCGTACTCGTCCACCGAGGCGCAGGCCACCAGCCCGACCTGCCGGTGGCGCCCCATCCGCTGCGCGTAGACGTAGAAGCGCGGCGCGGCGTCGGCCACCAGCACCCCGCGCCGCGTCAGCTCGGCCAGGTTGAGCCGCCCCTGCTCGTAGACGGCGTCGGCGTGCTCGTCGGTGCCCTCGGGCAGGTCGATCTCCGGGCGCGAGACCCGGAGGAAGCTGTCGGGGTTGCCGGCGGCGAGGGCCCGGGCCTCGCGGGTGTTCACCACGTCGTAGGGCGGCGAGGCGACGCGGGCGGCCAGGGCGGCCGGCGGGCGGAGGGCGCGGAACGGGCGGAGGATGGCCATGTGCGGGTGCTCCCCGGGGTGTGGAAGGGGGCGGTTCTAGCACGCCGGGATTGAAGCCGGCCCGCGCCCGGGTGGAGCGCCCGCCGGGGGCGCTCCGCTCACCCGTCCCGGCCGCGCGCCACCAGCCGCTCCAGCGCCGCCGGATCCACCGGCTTGGCCAGGTGGAGGTCGAAGCCGGCCTCCAGCGCGGCGCGCCGGTCGGACTCGCGGGCGGCCCCGGTCAGCGCCACCAGGAACGGCCCCGCGCCGTGGCGGGCGCGGAGCCGACGCGCCACCTCCAGGCCGTCGAGGTCGGGCAGCCCGAGATCGATGAGGGCCACCTCAGGGACCGACGCGGCGGCCCGCGCCAGCGCCTCGGCGCCCGTGGCCACCGCCTCGACGCGGTGCCCCTGCAGGGTCAGCAGCTCCGCCACGGCGTGGCGCACGCCGTCGACGTCCTCCACCAGCAAGACCGCGCGCGCTGGCCCGGGCGGCGTCACCGCTCAGCCCCAGAGCTTGTCGTCGCGCCCCTTCAGCATCTGGCCGCAGATGGCGCAGACCTTGGTGGCGGCACCCGTGGCAGCCTGGCGGCCGTCCGGGTAGGTGTGCTCGCAGCCCTCCAGCGCCGCCTGCTGCTGGGCCCTCAGCTCTCCCAGGTAGGACTCCAGCCTGGCGATGACCGTGCGCAGGATCTCCTGCCGTGCCACCCGCTCCGCTTGCGTCACGCGACCTCCCTGGTCCGCTCCGCGTTCGAGCATAGCGGGGCCGCGCCGGGATGTCGCCGGCCGCACGGCGCACCCCCGACGGGTCCACGGGCGTGCTAGAAGGCGGCTCCGCTCCTCGGGAGGGTTCATGCGGAAGCTCCTCGTCCTCGCGCTCACCTTCGCGCTCGCGCCGGCAGCTGCCTCCGGCGCCGAGCCGCCCCCCTCCACACGCCCCGCCGCCAGGCCCCTCGGCGCCGAGGACCGAGAGGCCTGCGCCTCCGAGCTGGAGGTGCTGGAGAAGCGGATCAAGCTCTTCGGCGGCCAGGGGATCGCCAGGGCGGAGATCGCCCGGCGCAACGAGCCGGCCCAGGCCGCGCTGGACGAGTGCCTGCGCGTGGCCCGCCTCACCCGCGCCGCCGACGTGGAGCGCGCCGCCGACGTCGCCGAGCTGGAGCGGCGCGCCGGCCCCACCGCCTCCGAGGAGGCCCGGTCGGAGATCTGGACGCAGATCCGGCTGGAGCGGCTCTCCGCCAAGCCGGTCTCCAGGCTCACCGAGGAGGAGAAGGCCGAGCTGCGCGCCGGCAGCAAGGCCGAGCTGGCCGAGACCCACGCCACCCTCGACACGGTGCACGCGCGCGACCCGGGCTTCATGCGCACGGTGCACTCCGCC
This window contains:
- a CDS encoding DUF1015 domain-containing protein, yielding MAILRPFRALRPPAALAARVASPPYDVVNTREARALAAGNPDSFLRVSRPEIDLPEGTDEHADAVYEQGRLNLAELTRRGVLVADAAPRFYVYAQRMGRHRQVGLVACASVDEYDRDLIKKHEKTRADKEEDRVRHIDTLSAHDEPVFLTYRARAEVDAAIAGVMTAAPEYDLVTQDQVAHQLWVVPEAVGAGLEALFRDVPALYVADGHHRSAAASRVHAARRGQPGDHGQFLAVVFPHDQMQILAYNRLVRDPQGRSPAALLEALGEVLDLEPAVAPAPDHPLAFGVLVGGRWWHAHVRPGTFPAEDPVASLDCQLAQDQLLGPIFGIQDPRTSKDVDFVGGIRGHEELERRVATEGWAMALHLFPTRVEQVMSVSDAGSIMPPKSTWFEPKLRSGLFVHPF
- a CDS encoding response regulator, producing the protein MTPPGPARAVLLVEDVDGVRHAVAELLTLQGHRVEAVATGAEALARAAASVPEVALIDLGLPDLDGLEVARRLRARHGAGPFLVALTGAARESDRRAALEAGFDLHLAKPVDPAALERLVARGRDG